A portion of the Lolium rigidum isolate FL_2022 chromosome 1, APGP_CSIRO_Lrig_0.1, whole genome shotgun sequence genome contains these proteins:
- the LOC124674176 gene encoding transcription factor MYB93-like produces the protein MGRPPSSGENGLKKGPWTTEEDEKLMKHGHGSWRALPQLAGLNRCGKSCRLRWTNYLKPDIKRGKFSQEEEQTILQLHTILGNKWSAIAKHLPGRTDNEIKNFWNTHLRKKLIKMGIDPMTHRPRTDFFAVLPQLIALANLRQFVEHQPWDHTARLQTEAVQAANLQYMHSLLQFAAYIATSPTTSSSLNTLTTDLEQISPQQTLSPSVLEGICGIDLAGQKHQNQMPSITVGHTIGNIDPNSITNVEQHSCEGQNSSQKRLFLSENSLPPLTDMAVSNMCNSICISNYNGVSSPLPSWSEFLLDEELLKEIS, from the exons ATGGGGAGGCCACCTTCTAGTGGTGAGAATGGCCTGAAGAAGGGGCCCTGGACTACTGAAGAAGACGAGAAGCTCATGAAGCATGGCCATGGAAGCTGGAGGGCGCTGCCTCAACTTGCTG GCTTGAACCGGTGTGGCAAGAGCTGCCGGCTAAGATGGACCAACTACCTGAAGCCAGACATCAAGAGAGGGAAGTTCTCCCAGGAGGAAGAACAAACCATCCTACAACTACATACCATCCTCGGCAACAA GTGGTCAGCTATTGCCAAGCATCTCCCTGGACGGACAGACAATGAGATAAAGAACTTCTGGAACACTCACCTCAGAAAGAAGCTCATCAAGATGGGGATCGATCCCATGACCCACCGTCCGAGAACAGACTTCTTTGCTGTTCTCCCGCAGCTCATCGCACTTGCCAACCTTCGCCAGTTCGTCGAGCATCAACCATGGGATCACACTGCCAGGCTGCAGACCGAAGCAGTCCAGGCTGCTAACCTCCAGTACATGCACTCACTGCTTCAATTTGCAGCGTACATAGCCACCAGCCCCACTACCAGCAGCAGCCTCAACACTCTAACTACAGACCTGGAGCAGATCAGCCCTCAACAGACGCTTTCACCAAGTGTACTTGAGGGTATTTGTGGCATAGACTTAGCAGGGCAGAAGCATCAGAACCAAATGCCTAGCATTACCGTTGGTCACACAATTGGCAACATCGACCCGAATTCAATTACCAACGTTGAGCAGCATAGCTGTGAGGGACAGAACAGTAGCCAGAAAAGGCTGTTTCTCTCTGAAAACTCCCTTCCACCACTCACTGACATGGCCGTTTCAAACATGTGTAATTCCATCTGCATCTCAAACTACAATGGCGTCAGTAGTCCATTGCCCAGTTGGTCAGAATTCCTACTTGATGAAGAGCTCCTGAAAGAGATTTCCTGA
- the LOC124708732 gene encoding B3 domain-containing protein Os06g0194400-like codes for MTGASAYEEQRRRIMEANQRKMDELRLHHLSAAVKDAIPKPSPAKSMKRKRAPREDGDDAPVVVRRSDRNANNPDKPNYRYEEVYSVLDDRKKTRGRRTTSTRKDLANRVYASDEAREYATSKGEELQEKLGSDYPTFVKPMTQSHVSGGFWLGLPTDFCRKYLPKRDEFLTLVDEVDEEFESLYLALKRGLSAGWRKFSIDHELVDGDCLVFELIHRTTFKVYIIRQSSYSKKLKASKKLKA; via the exons ATGACCGGAGCCAGCGCCTACGAGGAGCAGCGCCGCCGCATCATGGAGGCCAACCAGCGCAAGATGGACGAGCTGCGCCTGCACCACCTCTCCGCCGCCGTCAAGGACGCCATCCCCAAGCCATCGCCG GCCAAGTCCATGAAGCGGAAGAGGGCGCCgcgcgaggacggcgacgacgcgcCGGTGGTGGTCCGCCGGTCCGACCGCAACGCAAACAACCCGGACAAACCAAACTACCGCTACGAG GAGGTGTACTCAGTCCTGGACGACAGGAAGAAGACCAGGGGGAGGAGGACGACCAGCACGCGGAAGGACCTCGCCAACCGGGTTTACGCGTCCGACGAGGCCAGGGAGTACGCCACCAGCAAGGGCGAGGAGCTGCAGGAGAAGCTCGGCTCCGACTACCCCACCTTCGTCAAGCCCATGACGCAGTCCCACGTCTCCGGCGGATTCTGGCTG GGGCTGCCCACGGACTTCTGCCGGAAGTACCTCCCCAAGCGTGACGAGTTCCTCACTCTGGTGGACGAGGTGGATGAAGAATTTGAATCGCTCTACCTCGCGCTCAAGAGGGGCCTCAGCGCCGGCTGGAGGAAGTTCTCCATCGATCACGAGCTGGTCGACGGGGACTGCCTCGTCTTCGAGCTCATTCACCGCACCACATTTAAG GTTTATATCATCAGGCAAAGTTCCTACTCCAAGAAATTGAAGGCCTCCAAGAAATTGAAGGCGTGA